Proteins encoded in a region of the Acidobacteriota bacterium genome:
- a CDS encoding TlpA family protein disulfide reductase, with translation MIKREILKGFAFFTLAVLAAGSLAACGTSGSADTAANGDNKPNMTWPDGAKSEYPMLASSLAKAPMEADGGSSFTVEDRKGKVLLLNLWAIWCVPCKVEMPELVKLQDQYRDQGLQVIGLNVGNDDMQPEDFGRMKEFAGTMSLNYELVRISNETTDEYARVAKFAGVPLSVVVDREGRMRGVFKGASPTEIKKMKETVATLVSE, from the coding sequence ATGATAAAAAGAGAAATTTTGAAGGGGTTCGCATTTTTTACGCTCGCTGTTCTTGCGGCGGGATCGCTCGCTGCCTGCGGCACATCGGGCTCAGCGGACACGGCCGCAAACGGCGATAATAAACCGAACATGACCTGGCCGGACGGTGCAAAATCGGAATACCCGATGCTTGCCTCGTCGCTGGCAAAGGCTCCGATGGAGGCCGATGGCGGCTCCAGTTTCACCGTTGAAGACCGCAAGGGCAAGGTTCTCCTGCTTAACCTTTGGGCCATCTGGTGCGTTCCGTGCAAAGTGGAGATGCCGGAGTTGGTCAAACTTCAGGACCAGTATCGTGATCAGGGCCTTCAGGTGATCGGCCTAAACGTCGGTAACGACGATATGCAGCCCGAGGACTTTGGCAGGATGAAGGAGTTTGCCGGAACGATGAGCCTCAATTACGAACTGGTGCGGATAAGCAATGAGACGACCGACGAATATGCTCGGGTAGCGAAGTTTGCGGGTGTTCCGCTTAGCGTGGTGGTTGACCGCGAGGGAAGGATGCGGGGCGTCTTTAAGGGAGCGAGCCCGACCGAGATCAAAAAAATGAAGGAGACGGTGGCGACTCTCGTCAGCGAGTAG